A stretch of DNA from Pseudonocardia hierapolitana:
AGGGGACGCGCGACGCGTTCTGGCGGCAGGGCATGCAGGCAGGCCACCGCAACGCGTACGAGTGCATCGCCGCGTTCTCGGCCACCGACTTCCGCTCCGACCTCGACGCGATCAACGTGCCTACGCTCGTGATCCACGGCGACGACGACCAGGTCGTGCCGTTCGAGGTGGGTGGGAAGGCCTCGGCCGAGCGGATCAAGAACGCCGCGCTGACCGTCTACCCGGGGGCGCCGCACGGCATCACCGACACCCACAAGCAGCAGCTCTGCGACGATCTGCTCGCCTTCCTGAGGAGCTTCTCGTGACCGCCCCCGACACGATCGTCCTCGTCCACGGTTTCTGGGTCACGCCGCGCAGCTGGGAGAACTGGGTCACCCACTACGAGCGGCGCGGCTTCCGGGTGCTCGCGCCGGCGTATCCCGGTTTCGAGGTCGAGGTGGAGGCCCTGAACGCCGACCCGACGCCGATCGCGAACGTGACGGTGCCGGCGATCATCGACCACCTCACGTCGGTGATCAAGGCACTGCCTGCGCCGCCGATCATCATCGGCCACTCCGCCGGCGGGGCGTTCACGCAGATCCTGCTCGACCACGGCCTCGGCGCCGCGGGCGTGGCGCTGAACTCGGCGCCGACCGAGGGCGTGCGGGTGGTTCCGCTGTCGCAGCTGAAGTCCACGTTCCCGGTGTTCAAGAACCCCGCCAACCGGCACAAGGCGGTGGGGCTCTCGTTCGAGGAATGGCGCTACGCCTTCACCAACACGTTCAGCGAGGAGGAGTCCCGGTCCCTGTACGAGCGCTATCACATCCCGGCGGCGGGCTCGATCGTGTGGGGCGGCGTGCTGGCCAACTTCCAGCCCGGCCACCAGGACACCTGGGTCGACTACCACAACGACGATCGGGCGCCGCTGCTCTTCGTCTCCGGCAGCGAGGACCACATCATGCCGCCGGCGATCCAGCAGTCGAACGCCAAGCACTACAAGTCGAACACCGTCACCGAGATCGAGGAGTACGAGGGCTACGCGCACCTCCTGCCCGCCCAGAAGGGCTGGGAGGAGATCGCCGACCACGTCCTCGACTGGGCGCTGGAGCACGCGCCGAAGTGACGGGGGTTCGCGTCACCCACGTCGGCGGGCCGACCTCGCTCGTCGAGGTCGGCGGGTGGCGGATCCTCACCGACCCGACGCTCGACCCACCCGGGCGCCGGTATGCGTTCGGGTGGGGCACGTCGTCGCGCAAGCTGGTCGGCCCGGCGGTCAGCGCGGACGCGCTCGGGCCGATCGACGCGGTGCTGCTCACCCACGACCACCACGGCGACAACCTCGACGACGCGGGCCGTGCGCTGCTGCCGACGGCGGGCACGGTGCTGACCACGGTGTCCGGGGCGGGCCGCCTCGGCGGCAATGCGCGAGGGCTCGCACCCTGGTCGTCGATGCGGCTCGAACGCGCCGGCCTGCCGACGATCGAGGTCACGGCCACCCCGTGCCGGCAC
This window harbors:
- a CDS encoding alpha/beta hydrolase: MTAPDTIVLVHGFWVTPRSWENWVTHYERRGFRVLAPAYPGFEVEVEALNADPTPIANVTVPAIIDHLTSVIKALPAPPIIIGHSAGGAFTQILLDHGLGAAGVALNSAPTEGVRVVPLSQLKSTFPVFKNPANRHKAVGLSFEEWRYAFTNTFSEEESRSLYERYHIPAAGSIVWGGVLANFQPGHQDTWVDYHNDDRAPLLFVSGSEDHIMPPAIQQSNAKHYKSNTVTEIEEYEGYAHLLPAQKGWEEIADHVLDWALEHAPK